One genomic window of Elaeis guineensis isolate ETL-2024a chromosome 2, EG11, whole genome shotgun sequence includes the following:
- the LOC105061445 gene encoding uncharacterized protein: MADEDEDTNVDLLLFSTLHDDEDEAGEEAALDDAAAQWTPNQQHYLLRSIGDTIVIRQLPYRGLSFQLWPAASSLVSLLDHNPSALLLPTSPSPIPLRILELGSGTGLVGIAAAAILGAHVTLTDLPHVLPNLRFNADSNAHALVPRGGSLDVRPLSWGDSLDDSVFDVVVASDVVYYEHLFDPLLQTLEVLVRGEVAFVMGHLRRWKKRDSVFFRKARKLFDVAVLHTDPPLPGSRNGVTIYRFTAKKRAVKASPEI, encoded by the coding sequence ATGGCAGACGAGGACGAGGACACCAACGTTGACCTGCTACTCTTTTCTACCCTCCATGACGACGAAGACGAAGCCGGAGAAGAAGCCGCACTGGATGATGCCGCCGCCCAATGGACGCCCAATCAGCAGCACTACCTCCTCAGATCCATCGGTGATACGATAGTAATAAGGCAGCTCCCCTACCGGGGCCTCTCCTTCCAGCTCTGGCCCGCCGCCTCCTCCCTCGTTTCCCTCCTCGACCACAACCCCTCCGCCCTCCTCCTCCCCACTTCTCCCTCCCCCATCCCTCTCCGCATCCTCGAGCTCGGCTCCGGCACCGGCCTCGTGGGCATCGCCGCCGCCGCCATCCTCGGCGCCCACGTCACCCTCACCGACCTCCCCCACGTCCTCCCCAACCTCCGTTTCAACGCCGACTCGAACGCCCACGCCCTCGTCCCCCGCGGCGGCTCCCTCGACGTCCGCCCGCTCAGTTGGGGCGACTCCTTGGACGATTCGGTGTTCGACGTGGTCGTGGCGTCGGACGTCGTCTACTACGAGCACCTCTTCGACCCACTGTTGCAGACTCTTGAGGTGTTGGTGAGAGGGGAGGTGGCATTCGTGATGGGCCATCTGAGGCGGTGGAAGAAGCGCGACTCCGTCTTCTTCCGAAAGGCCAGGAAGCTGTTCGACGTTGCCGTGCTCCATACCGACCCTCCGCTGCCTGGCTCTCGGAATGGGGTCACCATCTACAGATTCACGGCTAAGAAACGGGCGGTCAAAGCATCGCCAGAGATTTGA
- the LOC105060868 gene encoding uncharacterized protein, giving the protein MAGILARQTLQAFRGRQSVQPGQSALVLRNHWQAFSSRPSSRKFKEDEEREQLAKEIAKDWSAVFEQSINTLFLTEMVRGLMLTLKYFFERKVTINYPFEKGPLSPRFRGEHALRRYPTGEERCIACKLCEAICPAQAITIEAEEREDGSRRTTRYDIDMTKCIYCGFCQEACPVDAIVEGPNFEFATETHEELLYDKEKLLENGDRWETEIAENLRSESLYR; this is encoded by the exons GTTCAACCAGGACAATCTGCATTGGTTCTACGGAACCATTGGCAAGCATTCAGCTCACGGCCATCTTCTAGGAAATTTAAAG AGGATGAGGAGAGGGAGCAACTTGCCAAGGAGATTGCTAAGGATTGGAGTGCAG TTTTTGAGCAAAGCATAAATACGTTATTTCTGACTGAAATGGTGCGTGGGTTGATGCTGACACTGAAATATTTCTTTGAGAGGAAAGTAACT ATAAATTACCCCTTTGAGAAGGGGCCTTTGAGCCCCCGTTTCCGTGGAGAGCATGCTCTCCGGCGTTATCCAACTGGGGAGGAGCGGTGCATTGCTTGTAAGCTTTGTGAAGCT ATATGCCCAGCACAAGCAATCACAATTGAAGCAGAGGAACGAGAAGATGGCAGCCGTCGTACTACGAG GTATGATATTGACATGACAAAATGCATCTACTGTGGGTTCTGCCAAGAGGCATGTCCTGTAGATGCAATCGTCGAAGGTCCGAACTTTGAATTTGCTACTGAAACTCATGAG GAGTTGCTGTATGACAAGGAGAAGCTGCTGGAAAATGGGGACAGATGGGAAACAGAGATTGCCGAGAATCTCAGATCTGAGAGCCTTTATCgctga